The following proteins are encoded in a genomic region of Sorangiineae bacterium MSr12523:
- a CDS encoding A24 family peptidase has protein sequence MFPFLIAAIILAAVAAWTDWRTGFIPNWLTFGVLGLAPIVHIVRAFSMGIEKDAALLEGGYSVLGAVVCGLVPWILFQKNAIGGGDVKVFAAIGALCQTMLGFEAEMYGFLAACLIAPARLAYDGKLLRTLKNAVGLMINPFMPKDKKVQIEQEMLSWMRMGPAILLGTIIAAALHFRE, from the coding sequence ATGTTTCCCTTCCTGATTGCCGCTATCATTCTCGCCGCGGTCGCCGCGTGGACCGATTGGCGTACTGGTTTCATTCCCAATTGGCTGACGTTCGGCGTTCTGGGGCTCGCCCCCATCGTTCATATCGTTCGCGCGTTTTCCATGGGGATCGAGAAAGATGCCGCCCTGCTCGAAGGCGGCTATTCCGTTCTTGGAGCGGTCGTTTGCGGGCTCGTACCCTGGATTCTCTTTCAGAAAAACGCAATTGGCGGCGGCGACGTGAAAGTCTTTGCAGCCATCGGTGCGCTCTGCCAAACGATGCTCGGCTTCGAGGCCGAAATGTACGGTTTTCTCGCGGCATGCCTCATTGCACCGGCGCGCCTCGCCTACGACGGCAAACTATTGCGCACGTTGAAGAATGCGGTCGGATTGATGATCAATCCCTTCATGCCGAAGGACAAAAAAGTTCAAATCGAACAAGAGATGCTGAGCTGGATGCGTATGGGCCCTGCAATCTTGCTCGGAACGATCATCGCCGCCGCCCTTCACTTCCGCGAATGA
- a CDS encoding Flp family type IVb pilin, translating to MNQDMMKLVKDEKGATAIEYGLLLVAILLIVAGAYKKLGKAVKGAANDAKGEF from the coding sequence ATGAACCAGGACATGATGAAGCTCGTCAAAGACGAGAAGGGCGCGACCGCCATCGAGTACGGCCTGCTCCTCGTCGCGATTCTCCTCATCGTCGCCGGCGCGTACAAGAAGCTCGGCAAGGCCGTCAAAGGCGCTGCAAACGACGCAAAAGGCGAGTTCTGA
- a CDS encoding KamA family radical SAM protein, giving the protein MSTAVLNLLPTVPVPAIKPPVEATSLTYRDLERGPFWQKIPAYREVDEKQFLDHSWQAKHTITNIAKLLKALEGLVSPAFIADAEEGFKRAPMSVRVSPYLLSLIDWNDPYGDPLRIQFVPVASRLLPDHPKLDLDSLHEQQDAPVPGLTHRYPDKALFLPLDTCPVYCRFCTRSYAIGLDTEGVEKVHLRANDERWRKAYEYIASRPELEDIVISGGDAYQLRAQQIEDIGMTLLAMPNVRRLRFATKGPAVMPMKILTDDAWTDALTKVVEKGRALHKEVVLHTHFNHPREITGITQDAMNKLMERGITVRNQSVLQRRVNDTPEIMTQLVKRLGHVNVHPYYVYVHDLVKGVEDLRTTLDTALYIEKHVRGATAGFNTPIFVVDAPGGGGKRDAHSYEYYDRESGISVYSAPAVKAGQLFLYYDPLDQLSDTMRRRWADPAEHEVMIRLALAKAREHVR; this is encoded by the coding sequence ATGTCCACCGCCGTCCTCAATCTTTTGCCGACTGTGCCCGTTCCCGCAATCAAGCCGCCCGTCGAGGCCACGAGTCTGACGTACAGAGACCTGGAGCGCGGCCCATTTTGGCAGAAGATTCCGGCGTATCGTGAAGTCGACGAAAAGCAGTTTCTCGATCATTCGTGGCAGGCCAAACACACGATTACGAACATCGCCAAGCTGCTCAAGGCCCTCGAGGGGCTCGTGTCCCCGGCCTTCATCGCCGACGCCGAAGAGGGATTCAAGCGCGCCCCCATGAGCGTGCGCGTCAGCCCGTACCTGCTCTCGCTGATCGATTGGAACGACCCCTACGGCGATCCGCTGCGCATTCAGTTCGTTCCCGTGGCCTCGCGGCTTCTGCCCGACCACCCCAAGCTGGACCTCGATTCGTTGCATGAGCAACAAGATGCGCCGGTTCCCGGATTGACCCACCGCTATCCGGACAAGGCCCTCTTCCTTCCGCTGGACACGTGCCCCGTGTACTGCCGCTTCTGCACGCGCAGCTACGCCATCGGCCTGGACACGGAGGGCGTGGAGAAGGTCCACCTGCGCGCCAACGACGAGCGCTGGCGCAAGGCGTACGAGTACATCGCCTCGCGACCCGAGCTGGAAGACATCGTCATCTCCGGCGGCGATGCGTACCAGCTTCGCGCGCAGCAGATCGAAGACATCGGCATGACCTTGTTGGCGATGCCCAACGTGCGCCGCCTGCGCTTTGCCACCAAAGGCCCGGCGGTCATGCCCATGAAGATCCTCACCGACGACGCGTGGACGGACGCGCTCACCAAGGTGGTCGAAAAGGGCCGCGCCCTTCACAAGGAAGTCGTCCTTCACACCCATTTCAATCACCCGCGCGAGATCACGGGCATCACACAAGATGCGATGAACAAGCTCATGGAGCGCGGCATCACCGTGCGAAACCAGAGCGTTCTGCAGCGTCGGGTGAACGACACGCCCGAGATCATGACCCAACTGGTCAAGCGGCTCGGTCACGTGAACGTACATCCGTACTACGTCTACGTGCACGATCTCGTGAAGGGCGTGGAGGATCTTCGGACCACGCTGGACACGGCGCTCTACATCGAAAAACACGTCCGTGGTGCAACGGCGGGTTTCAATACGCCCATCTTCGTGGTCGATGCCCCCGGCGGCGGCGGCAAACGCGACGCGCACTCGTACGAGTATTACGATCGCGAGAGCGGCATCAGCGTCTACTCCGCACCGGCGGTGAAGGCTGGGCAGCTCTTTCTTTACTACGATCCGCTCGATCAATTGAGCGACACCATGCGCCGTCGCTGGGCCGATCCGGCCGAGCACGAGGTGATGATTCGCCTCGCACTCGCCAAGGCACGCGAGCACGTACGCTAG
- a CDS encoding WYL domain-containing protein: protein MLHVTQRSVRRYLAELDRVTQLESVPTQPGGAHLWRIKPSERGRALLLRRTQAYGLLSTRRIFDMMRGSAFYDELQLVTRQLLLLAQRPVARAGVRGEIPSDQRLEDRLFYLPPPAHNYAQRGEELDGLFQAVADLRATTFRYRSTKDAPAERVTLHPFALVLHRGAIHSIGRTPAGEVAVFVFDRMQDLTILDQHFALPENFNVEDFLEGEFGIAAATRKTRVLIEFDAKVADEIRARKVHPSQRVATAPDGRIRLSMNVGKIDEVRRWILGFGSSARVLEPAELIEDIRASLRAALDRY, encoded by the coding sequence ATGCTCCACGTAACCCAGCGCTCCGTGCGCCGCTACCTCGCGGAGCTCGATCGGGTCACGCAGCTCGAGTCGGTGCCCACGCAGCCGGGCGGCGCGCACCTCTGGCGCATCAAACCGAGTGAACGCGGCCGCGCGCTTCTTTTGCGGCGCACCCAGGCCTATGGCCTCCTCTCCACGCGGCGCATCTTCGACATGATGCGCGGCTCCGCCTTTTACGACGAGTTGCAGCTCGTCACACGCCAGCTGCTCCTGCTTGCGCAGCGGCCGGTGGCCCGCGCCGGCGTGCGCGGAGAAATCCCCAGCGACCAGCGCCTCGAGGACCGCCTTTTTTACCTGCCTCCGCCCGCCCACAACTATGCGCAGCGCGGCGAGGAGCTCGATGGCCTTTTCCAAGCCGTCGCCGACCTGCGTGCGACCACGTTTCGCTACCGCTCCACGAAGGACGCTCCGGCGGAGCGCGTCACACTTCATCCCTTTGCGCTCGTCTTGCACCGTGGCGCGATTCACTCCATCGGGCGAACGCCGGCCGGCGAGGTCGCCGTGTTCGTCTTCGATCGGATGCAAGATCTCACCATTTTGGATCAGCACTTCGCGCTGCCCGAGAATTTCAATGTGGAAGACTTCCTCGAGGGGGAATTCGGCATAGCCGCCGCCACCCGAAAGACGCGCGTCCTCATCGAATTCGACGCAAAAGTCGCCGACGAAATCCGCGCCCGCAAAGTACACCCGAGCCAGCGGGTGGCCACCGCCCCCGATGGGCGCATCCGCCTCTCGATGAACGTGGGCAAAATCGACGAGGTTCGCCGGTGGATTCTGGGGTTTGGCTCGAGCGCGCGGGTCCTGGAGCCCGCCGAGCTCATCGAAGACATCCGTGCGTCATTACGCGCTGCACTAGACCGGTATTAA
- a CDS encoding thymidine phosphorylase codes for MKRTLVELISAKRDGLKLGTDEIKRLIASLLDGSLADYQMAAFLMAVFFRGLDDEETVALTQAMLESGQVLDLSDVRGVKVDKHSTGGVGDKVSICLAPLVAACGVPVPMVSGRGLGHTGGTLDKLEAIPGFRTDLDVSDFSRIVRDVGTCMIGQTKEIAPADKRIYALRDVTATVESVPLIVASILSKKLAEGIDALVLDVKVGRGAFMKTEAQARVLAEALVRVGTRAGKKVSALLTNMNAPLGEAVGNANETREALEILHGRGPADLRECTLLLGAEMLVLGGKAADANEARTELLAAIADGSAVAVMEKMVTAQHGDARVVRDPSLLKMAPVEVAIEAPREGFVTAVDALEMGLSAVALGAGRTRTDQAVDPAVGISVLAKPGARVGKGDELARVIAHSKEAAAPIVERVRAAFALGDEAPPAQPLLLSRIG; via the coding sequence ATGAAACGAACCCTCGTCGAATTGATCTCCGCGAAACGCGATGGCCTCAAGTTGGGGACGGACGAAATCAAGCGCCTGATTGCGTCGCTCCTCGATGGGAGCCTGGCCGATTATCAGATGGCCGCCTTCTTAATGGCGGTCTTTTTTCGCGGGCTCGACGATGAGGAGACCGTTGCGCTGACCCAGGCGATGCTCGAGTCCGGGCAGGTACTCGACCTCTCCGATGTGCGTGGCGTGAAGGTCGACAAACATTCGACCGGCGGTGTCGGCGACAAGGTGTCGATCTGTCTTGCGCCGCTGGTGGCGGCGTGTGGGGTGCCGGTGCCGATGGTCAGCGGACGCGGGCTTGGTCACACGGGGGGAACGCTCGACAAGCTGGAAGCGATCCCGGGGTTTCGCACGGATCTCGATGTATCGGATTTTTCGCGCATCGTGCGAGACGTCGGGACGTGCATGATCGGGCAAACGAAGGAGATCGCGCCGGCCGACAAGCGAATTTACGCGCTGCGGGACGTGACGGCGACGGTGGAGTCGGTGCCGCTCATCGTCGCGTCGATTCTATCGAAGAAGCTGGCCGAGGGAATCGATGCGCTCGTGCTCGATGTAAAGGTGGGGCGCGGGGCCTTCATGAAGACGGAGGCGCAGGCGCGCGTGCTGGCCGAGGCGCTGGTGCGCGTCGGAACGCGCGCAGGCAAGAAGGTGAGCGCGCTGTTGACGAACATGAACGCACCGCTGGGCGAGGCGGTGGGCAACGCCAACGAAACGCGCGAGGCGCTGGAGATTTTGCACGGGCGCGGGCCTGCGGATTTGCGCGAGTGCACGTTGCTGCTCGGGGCGGAGATGCTGGTGCTCGGCGGCAAGGCCGCGGATGCGAACGAAGCGCGGACGGAGCTTCTGGCGGCGATTGCCGATGGCAGCGCCGTGGCCGTGATGGAGAAGATGGTGACCGCGCAACATGGCGACGCGCGCGTGGTGCGCGATCCGTCGCTATTGAAGATGGCCCCGGTGGAGGTGGCCATCGAGGCGCCGCGCGAAGGGTTCGTCACGGCGGTGGATGCCCTGGAAATGGGGCTCTCGGCGGTGGCGCTGGGGGCGGGCAGGACGCGCACGGACCAAGCGGTGGATCCCGCGGTGGGCATCTCGGTGCTGGCCAAGCCGGGCGCGCGCGTGGGGAAGGGCGACGAGCTGGCGCGCGTGATTGCGCACTCGAAGGAGGCCGCGGCGCCCATCGTGGAACGGGTGCGCGCGGCCTTTGCGCTGGGGGACGAGGCGCCCCCGGCGCAGCCGCTTCTTCTTTCGCGTATCGGCTGA
- the metG gene encoding methionine--tRNA ligase — MRAISRGVNRFYVTTPIYYVNDIPHVGTAYTTIVVDALRRFHLLVGDESRMLTGTDEHGLKLERQAHEEGKTPQAFVDEMAERFRQAWPVLDIENDDFIRTTEPRHKAYVQDLWRRIEERGDLYEGEYEDWYCVGCESYKTEKELLPGNLCPIHHKPVERVKEKTFFFRLSRWEKPLLDFYERNPSFVEPASRRNEVISFVSSGLRDLSVSRTSFTWGIPVPNRPEHVMYVWFDALTNYLTALGKEGDPLRRYWPPNGRAVHVVGKDILRFHAIYWPAFLLSAGYTEKELPSQVFAHGFLTVDGQKMSKSLRNAVDPLRLARELGPDTLRYYLLRAIAFGQDGDFSHTALIERYNADLGKNLGNLLSRTLGLCVKFSDGKTPPMGEIGPLERELAEAAANASAAARAAWDELAPHRALEATWTLSSAANAYVDKAAPWASAKAGDMVRTHTILATLLEALRQLSVMIWPAMPKKSDGLRAQLGLAPLAPKAGEDLWPKGFTPRPAGEPLALAAALFPTIDKDAEAALLTKLAPHMHGAPAAEAPATAAPAAAASPAAEAPPAINYDTFLGVDLRVGLVKTAERVPRKDKLLKLAVDLGEAEPRTIIAGLALSFKPEDLVGRKIIVVANLEPRSFGKGLVSQGMLLATGPSEALHLATVEGDAPPGSRLK; from the coding sequence ATGCGTGCTATTTCCCGGGGTGTGAATCGCTTCTACGTCACGACACCGATCTACTACGTCAACGACATCCCGCACGTCGGCACGGCTTACACGACCATCGTGGTCGATGCGCTCCGCCGGTTCCATCTCCTGGTGGGCGACGAGTCGCGCATGCTCACCGGCACCGACGAGCATGGGCTGAAACTGGAACGCCAGGCCCACGAGGAAGGCAAAACCCCGCAAGCCTTCGTCGACGAAATGGCCGAGCGCTTTCGGCAAGCGTGGCCGGTGCTCGACATCGAGAACGACGACTTCATTCGCACCACCGAACCGCGCCACAAGGCGTACGTGCAGGACCTCTGGCGCCGCATCGAAGAGCGCGGAGATCTGTACGAGGGCGAGTACGAGGACTGGTACTGCGTCGGCTGCGAATCGTACAAGACCGAGAAAGAGCTTCTGCCGGGCAACCTCTGCCCGATCCATCACAAGCCGGTCGAGCGAGTCAAAGAGAAGACGTTCTTCTTCCGCCTGTCGCGCTGGGAAAAGCCCCTGCTCGATTTTTACGAGCGCAACCCGTCGTTCGTGGAGCCGGCCTCACGCCGCAATGAGGTGATCAGCTTCGTCTCCAGCGGCCTGCGCGATCTGAGCGTGTCGCGCACGAGCTTCACCTGGGGAATCCCCGTTCCGAATCGGCCCGAGCACGTCATGTACGTGTGGTTCGATGCGCTCACGAATTACCTGACGGCGCTGGGCAAGGAAGGCGATCCGCTGCGGCGCTACTGGCCGCCGAACGGCCGCGCGGTGCACGTGGTGGGCAAAGACATTCTGCGCTTCCACGCCATCTACTGGCCCGCGTTCTTGCTTTCGGCCGGCTACACCGAAAAGGAGCTGCCGAGCCAAGTCTTCGCGCACGGCTTCCTCACCGTCGATGGACAGAAGATGAGCAAGTCGCTCCGCAACGCGGTGGATCCGCTGCGGCTGGCGCGCGAGCTCGGGCCGGACACGCTGCGGTACTACCTCTTGCGCGCCATCGCCTTCGGGCAAGATGGCGACTTCTCGCACACCGCGCTGATCGAACGATACAACGCGGACCTCGGGAAAAACCTGGGCAACCTTTTGAGCCGCACCCTGGGCCTCTGCGTGAAGTTCTCCGACGGGAAGACGCCGCCGATGGGCGAGATCGGGCCGCTTGAGCGCGAGCTGGCCGAGGCCGCGGCCAACGCATCCGCAGCTGCACGCGCGGCGTGGGACGAGCTGGCGCCGCATCGCGCGCTGGAGGCAACGTGGACGCTTTCGTCCGCGGCCAACGCGTACGTCGACAAGGCCGCACCGTGGGCATCGGCCAAAGCGGGCGACATGGTGCGCACGCATACGATTTTGGCGACCCTGCTGGAGGCACTGCGGCAGCTCAGTGTGATGATCTGGCCGGCCATGCCCAAGAAGAGCGATGGGCTGCGGGCGCAACTCGGACTTGCCCCACTCGCACCGAAGGCCGGTGAAGATCTCTGGCCGAAGGGCTTCACGCCGCGCCCCGCGGGGGAGCCGCTGGCGCTCGCGGCGGCGTTGTTTCCGACCATCGACAAGGACGCCGAGGCGGCGCTGCTCACGAAGCTTGCGCCGCACATGCACGGAGCACCCGCCGCCGAGGCACCCGCGACGGCAGCGCCTGCGGCAGCCGCATCCCCGGCGGCCGAAGCGCCTCCCGCGATCAATTACGACACGTTCCTCGGGGTCGATCTGCGCGTCGGCCTCGTGAAGACCGCCGAGCGGGTGCCCCGCAAGGACAAGCTGCTGAAGCTCGCCGTGGACCTGGGCGAGGCGGAGCCGCGCACCATCATCGCGGGCCTGGCGCTCTCGTTCAAACCGGAGGACCTGGTCGGGCGCAAGATCATCGTCGTCGCGAACCTCGAGCCGCGCAGCTTTGGCAAGGGCCTCGTCTCGCAAGGCATGCTCCTCGCCACGGGCCCGAGCGAAGCGCTGCACCTCGCGACCGTCGAAGGCGACGCGCCCCCCGGCTCGCGCCTCAAGTAG